One part of the Segnochrobactrum spirostomi genome encodes these proteins:
- a CDS encoding KpsF/GutQ family sugar-phosphate isomerase, with translation MTGSVPAPAESRTSSDDEAIGWLASGRRVIETEIAGMKALRAALGHDLGDAFAATIRRLRSIRGRVVVTGVGKSGHIGGKIAATLASTGTPAFFVHAAEASHGDLGMITEEDAVIALSWSGESAELASIISYAKRFSVPLIAFTSRADSALGRASDISLTLPTAAEACPHGLAPTTSTLLMLALGDALAIALLEARGFTPNDFRVFHPGGKLGASLQLARDIMHTGDRLPLAPLGARMSEAILIMTQKGFGCLGVVDGTGRLAGIVTDGDLRRHLSDNLLARSVDEVMSRRPRAIAPETLAASALEMLNASSITALFVVEGERPVGILHLHDLLRRGAA, from the coding sequence ATGACGGGATCGGTCCCCGCGCCGGCTGAGAGCCGGACCTCCTCGGACGATGAAGCGATCGGCTGGCTCGCCTCCGGGCGACGGGTCATCGAGACCGAGATCGCGGGCATGAAGGCGCTGCGCGCCGCGCTCGGGCACGATCTCGGCGACGCCTTCGCGGCGACGATCCGGCGGCTGCGCTCCATTCGCGGCCGCGTCGTGGTCACCGGGGTCGGCAAGAGCGGCCACATCGGCGGCAAGATCGCCGCCACCCTCGCCTCGACCGGCACGCCCGCCTTCTTCGTCCACGCCGCCGAAGCGAGCCACGGCGATCTCGGCATGATCACCGAGGAGGACGCGGTGATCGCGCTCTCCTGGTCGGGCGAATCGGCCGAACTCGCCTCGATCATCTCCTATGCGAAGCGCTTCTCGGTGCCGCTGATCGCCTTCACCTCGCGGGCCGACAGCGCGCTCGGGCGGGCGAGCGACATCTCGCTCACGCTGCCGACCGCGGCGGAGGCCTGCCCGCACGGGCTCGCCCCCACCACCTCGACGCTCCTGATGCTGGCGCTCGGCGACGCCCTCGCCATCGCGCTCCTTGAGGCGCGCGGCTTCACGCCGAACGATTTCCGCGTCTTCCACCCCGGCGGCAAGCTCGGGGCGAGCCTTCAGCTCGCGCGCGACATCATGCACACCGGCGACCGCCTGCCGCTCGCCCCCCTCGGGGCGCGCATGAGCGAGGCGATCCTCATCATGACGCAGAAGGGCTTCGGTTGCCTCGGCGTCGTGGACGGGACCGGCCGGCTCGCGGGGATCGTCACCGACGGCGACCTGCGCCGCCACCTGAGCGACAACCTGCTCGCCCGCAGCGTCGACGAGGTGATGAGCCGCCGCCCGCGCGCCATCGCGCCTGAAACGCTCGCGGCGTCGGCGCTCGAAATGTTGAACGCCTCGTCGATCACGGCGCTGTTCGTGGTGGAAGGCGAGCGGCCGGTGGGCATTCTCCACCTGCACGATCTCCTGCGTCGCGGCGCCGCCTGA
- a CDS encoding lytic murein transglycosylase codes for MTVTLGEPFAPTRRALIAGLAGAAALVAAPSVFAADAAFVAWIRQFAAVARANGIPATLYNQAFAGINTPDPDVLRLAAKQPEFTKLVGDYIEGAVTDARIATGRKMMAEYKNALARIYARFGVEPQIVVAIWGIETSYGAVLDNPKIVRSVVRSLATLAYAGGPRADYGRTQLIAALKILQHHDVAPRGLTGSWAGAMGHTQFIPTSFLKYAVDLDGDGKRDIWNSVPDALATTANLLAQNGWQRGETWGYEVVLPRGFNYAYADEKTKRPVGAWAQLGIRRSGGRAFPRPGDEAKLILPTGARGPAFLILGNFDVIKAYNNSTSYALAVGYLADRIVGVPPFQTPWPTDLRPLSTAEVTEMQERLTARGFPTGTTDGKLGPDTRAAVRAYQMSIGWPADGFPTDALLQSLRAPR; via the coding sequence ATGACGGTCACGCTGGGCGAACCCTTCGCACCGACCCGCCGCGCGCTGATCGCCGGGCTCGCGGGTGCCGCCGCGCTCGTCGCGGCGCCGTCCGTGTTCGCCGCCGATGCCGCCTTCGTCGCCTGGATCCGCCAGTTCGCGGCGGTCGCGCGGGCGAACGGCATTCCGGCTACGCTCTACAACCAGGCCTTCGCCGGCATCAACACGCCGGACCCGGACGTGCTGCGCCTCGCCGCCAAGCAGCCGGAATTCACCAAGCTCGTCGGCGATTATATCGAAGGCGCGGTGACCGACGCGCGCATCGCCACCGGCCGCAAGATGATGGCCGAGTACAAGAACGCGCTCGCCCGCATCTATGCCCGGTTCGGGGTCGAGCCGCAGATCGTGGTGGCGATCTGGGGCATCGAGACCTCCTACGGCGCCGTGCTCGACAACCCGAAGATCGTGCGCAGCGTGGTGCGCTCGCTCGCGACCCTCGCTTATGCCGGCGGGCCGCGCGCCGATTATGGCCGCACCCAACTCATCGCCGCCCTGAAGATCCTCCAGCACCACGACGTGGCGCCGCGCGGCCTCACCGGCTCGTGGGCCGGCGCCATGGGCCACACCCAGTTCATCCCGACGAGCTTCCTGAAATATGCGGTCGATCTCGACGGCGACGGCAAGCGCGACATCTGGAATTCGGTGCCGGATGCGCTCGCCACCACCGCGAACCTGCTCGCCCAGAACGGCTGGCAGCGCGGCGAGACCTGGGGCTACGAGGTCGTGCTGCCGCGCGGCTTCAACTATGCCTATGCCGACGAGAAGACGAAGCGGCCGGTCGGCGCCTGGGCGCAGCTCGGCATCCGCCGCAGCGGCGGGCGGGCCTTCCCGCGGCCCGGCGACGAGGCGAAGCTGATCCTGCCGACCGGCGCCCGCGGCCCGGCCTTCCTGATCCTCGGCAACTTCGACGTCATCAAGGCTTACAACAACTCGACCTCCTATGCGCTCGCCGTCGGCTACCTCGCCGACCGCATCGTCGGCGTGCCGCCGTTCCAGACGCCGTGGCCGACCGACCTGCGGCCGCTCTCGACCGCCGAGGTGACGGAGATGCAGGAGCGCCTCACCGCGCGCGGCTTCCCGACCGGCACCACCGACGGCAAGCTCGGGCCCGACACCCGCGCCGCGGTCCGCGCCTATCAGATGTCGATCGGCTGGCCGGCTGACGGCTTCCCGACCGACGCGCTCTTGCAGAGCCTGCGCGCGCCGCGCTGA
- the gatB gene encoding Asp-tRNA(Asn)/Glu-tRNA(Gln) amidotransferase subunit GatB, whose amino-acid sequence MREPKAERLIKGATGDWEIVIGMEVHAQVTSESKLFSGSATKFGAEPNSQVSLVDAAMPGMLPVINEVCVRQAVRTGLGLKAAINRRSVFDRKNYFYPDLPQGYQISQYKYPIVGEGEIILDMPDGEVVTVGVERVHLEQDAGKSLHDQHPSMSHVDLNRSGVALMEIVSKPDLRSADEARAYLSKLRTILRYLGTSDADMEKGNLRADVNVSVRRPGGPLGTRCEIKNVNSIRFAGQAIEFEARRQIDILEDGGTIRQETRLFDARSGETRSMRSKEEAHDYRYFPDPDLLPLELSEAFVADVAATLPELPDDKRARFIADFGLSPYDAGVLVAEQASADYFETVARGRDAKLAANWVINELFGRLNKEGLGIGDSPVSAEALGGIIELIGDETISGKIAKDLFEIVWSEGGDPREIVEARGLKQVTDTGAIEAAVEAVIAQNPDKAEQARAKPTMAGWFVGQVMKATGGKANPQSVNALVKAKLGIE is encoded by the coding sequence GTGCGGGAGCCGAAGGCCGAGCGCCTCATCAAGGGTGCGACAGGGGATTGGGAGATCGTCATCGGCATGGAGGTCCATGCCCAGGTGACGTCCGAATCGAAGCTGTTCTCCGGCTCCGCCACCAAGTTCGGCGCCGAGCCGAACTCCCAGGTCTCGCTCGTCGACGCGGCGATGCCGGGCATGCTGCCGGTCATCAACGAGGTGTGCGTGCGCCAGGCGGTCCGCACCGGCCTCGGCCTCAAGGCGGCCATCAACCGCCGCTCGGTGTTCGACCGGAAGAACTATTTCTATCCGGATCTGCCCCAGGGCTATCAGATCTCCCAGTACAAATATCCGATCGTCGGCGAGGGCGAGATCATCCTCGACATGCCGGACGGCGAGGTCGTCACGGTCGGCGTCGAGCGCGTGCATCTCGAGCAGGATGCCGGCAAGTCGCTGCACGACCAGCACCCGAGCATGAGCCACGTCGATCTCAACCGCTCCGGCGTGGCGCTGATGGAGATCGTCTCCAAGCCCGATCTGCGCTCCGCCGACGAGGCCCGCGCCTATCTCTCCAAGCTGCGCACCATCCTGCGCTATCTCGGCACGTCGGACGCCGACATGGAGAAGGGCAACCTGCGCGCCGACGTCAACGTCTCGGTGCGCCGCCCCGGCGGCCCGCTCGGCACGCGCTGCGAGATCAAGAACGTCAACTCGATCCGCTTCGCCGGTCAGGCGATCGAGTTCGAGGCGCGCCGCCAGATCGACATCCTGGAAGACGGCGGCACCATCCGCCAGGAGACCCGGCTGTTCGACGCCCGCAGCGGCGAGACGCGGTCGATGCGCTCCAAGGAAGAGGCGCACGATTACCGCTATTTCCCCGATCCGGACCTGTTGCCGCTCGAGCTCTCGGAAGCCTTCGTCGCCGACGTCGCCGCGACCCTGCCGGAGCTGCCGGACGACAAGCGCGCCCGCTTCATCGCCGATTTCGGCCTGTCGCCCTATGATGCCGGCGTGCTCGTCGCCGAGCAGGCCTCCGCCGATTATTTCGAGACGGTGGCGCGCGGGCGCGACGCCAAGCTGGCGGCGAACTGGGTCATCAACGAATTGTTCGGCCGCCTCAACAAGGAAGGCCTCGGCATCGGCGACAGCCCGGTGAGCGCCGAGGCGCTCGGCGGCATCATCGAACTGATCGGCGACGAGACCATCTCCGGCAAGATCGCCAAGGACCTGTTCGAGATCGTCTGGTCCGAAGGCGGCGATCCGCGCGAGATCGTCGAGGCCCGCGGCCTCAAGCAGGTGACCGACACCGGCGCCATCGAGGCGGCGGTCGAGGCGGTGATCGCCCAGAACCCCGACAAGGCCGAGCAGGCGCGGGCGAAGCCCACCATGGCCGGCTGGTTCGTGGGGCAGGTGATGAAGGCGACCGGCGGCAAGGCGAACCCGCAGAGCGTCAACGCGTTGGTGAAGGCGAAGCTCGGCATCGAGTGA
- a CDS encoding DUF883 family protein yields MAENRIAEDAADVAADLAALKSDIARLTATVAALVEQETTAAADHVRSRVRSATEAAEAKAEQLKESGKAAFGEAQARAAGAVGDVSTAIERNPIAAVAIAAGLGLLVGLFTRRD; encoded by the coding sequence ATGGCCGAGAACCGCATCGCCGAGGATGCCGCCGACGTCGCCGCCGACCTCGCGGCGCTGAAATCCGACATCGCCCGCCTGACGGCGACCGTCGCCGCGCTCGTCGAGCAGGAGACGACCGCCGCCGCCGACCATGTCCGCTCCCGCGTGCGCTCCGCCACCGAGGCGGCCGAGGCGAAGGCGGAGCAGCTCAAGGAGAGCGGCAAGGCCGCTTTCGGCGAAGCCCAGGCCCGCGCGGCGGGCGCCGTCGGCGACGTTTCGACGGCGATCGAGCGCAACCCGATCGCGGCCGTCGCCATCGCCGCCGGCCTCGGCCTCCTCGTCGGCCTCTTCACCCGCCGCGATTGA
- a CDS encoding nucleotide-binding protein encodes MTSYVVWANKGGIGKSTLTFQLACEAAVRNPDKQVWVIDLSPQCDVSRMILGGGHHGGEDLIISLMTTLPRKTVQSYLLDCLNDVPSGIGWPDANNYTIVPNSVRNAEAEPLPQNLGLLCGDFDLERTIQLIEQLPQPPRRSGRAPTGPEYSSYLLTRSFIKSAVDSLDKKGSDIIFIDTDPYFNVITTHMGLVGADYWISAYSPNSQASQFAVLRSIEFMFEPSSGLGKFIDDEFTAHPSPWFDNRGNSLTVPAITMAQPYMLVSNMTTPYRLSGSHSYTEAQRLHRQSMTSMKDRAVAEAATFGAPAFSIFEHMWDMRRLGLICDYNGINLQALKLGSNYPEPGSTHRYHLNRTGGTPNQLEGYNTRLAAIVHQL; translated from the coding sequence ATGACTAGCTACGTCGTCTGGGCAAATAAGGGCGGCATTGGAAAATCGACGTTGACTTTTCAACTTGCCTGCGAGGCTGCAGTCAGGAATCCTGATAAGCAAGTCTGGGTTATTGATCTCAGCCCACAGTGCGACGTCTCGCGCATGATACTGGGTGGCGGGCACCATGGCGGCGAGGACCTTATTATCTCGCTCATGACCACGTTGCCGCGAAAGACGGTCCAATCCTATCTTTTGGATTGCCTCAATGACGTGCCGTCAGGCATCGGCTGGCCCGATGCAAATAATTACACTATCGTGCCCAACAGTGTTCGCAACGCCGAGGCCGAGCCTCTCCCGCAAAATCTTGGCCTATTGTGCGGAGATTTTGACCTGGAGCGGACAATACAACTTATTGAACAGCTGCCTCAGCCGCCAAGACGATCTGGACGCGCGCCCACTGGGCCCGAGTATTCAAGCTATCTACTTACAAGATCCTTCATTAAATCGGCAGTGGATTCTCTGGATAAGAAGGGTAGCGACATCATTTTCATTGATACTGATCCGTATTTCAACGTAATTACAACTCACATGGGGCTGGTGGGGGCGGATTATTGGATTTCAGCTTACTCACCCAACTCGCAGGCAAGTCAATTTGCCGTCCTGCGCAGTATCGAGTTTATGTTTGAGCCCTCTTCCGGCCTCGGGAAGTTTATCGACGATGAGTTTACAGCACATCCTTCCCCGTGGTTCGATAATCGAGGCAATTCCCTAACTGTGCCAGCCATCACTATGGCGCAACCATATATGCTTGTATCCAACATGACGACACCGTATCGGCTCAGCGGCAGCCACAGCTACACAGAGGCACAGCGGCTACATCGTCAATCAATGACGTCAATGAAAGACAGAGCAGTCGCCGAAGCGGCGACATTCGGAGCACCGGCTTTTTCGATCTTCGAGCACATGTGGGATATGAGACGACTTGGCCTGATCTGCGACTACAATGGCATCAACTTACAAGCACTGAAACTCGGAAGCAACTACCCGGAACCCGGCTCGACACACAGGTACCATCTCAACAGGACGGGTGGTACACCTAACCAACTCGAAGGCTACAACACTCGACTAGCAGCAATCGTTCATCAGTTATAG